In Haloterrigena turkmenica DSM 5511, a single genomic region encodes these proteins:
- a CDS encoding sugar phosphate nucleotidyltransferase, which produces MTRAGSAACDSRSQSSKTHPSDYTAIVLAAGEGSRLRPLTRNRPKPMLPAATKPILEHVFDQLIDVGISDIVVVVGYRRDRVQSYFGSSYRNASLTYVDQGKQLGTGHAVLAAEAAADGTCLVVNGDQIADSRIVRDVLEAHNSDAAATVGLLYASSIEGYGGVLVEDGRITTIVEDPSDGRDYLLNVGIYVLDSAAFDAVRAAEPRAGEHLLVDGLSELIERGDVVRGAVSEGTWVDATYPWDLLDVSVELFDTGVVDGDSGANVHEEATVHDSAEIRDPVVVDRDCVIKPGSVVGPYVCLGENVTIGSNAVVEHSVVDTDTRIGANATVVECVTGTGVAIGPGSTVPGGPSDVRVQDRIFEDEDFGALLADRVRDRGSVTYDPGTLVGPNVEIQAGATVRGIVDEETEVRS; this is translated from the coding sequence ATGACACGCGCTGGATCAGCGGCATGCGACTCGAGGTCGCAATCATCGAAAACGCACCCCTCGGACTACACTGCGATCGTGCTAGCGGCAGGGGAAGGCAGCCGCTTGCGGCCGCTCACCCGAAACCGTCCGAAGCCGATGCTTCCCGCCGCCACGAAACCGATTCTCGAGCACGTCTTCGATCAGCTCATCGACGTCGGAATATCCGATATCGTCGTCGTCGTCGGGTATCGACGCGACCGCGTCCAGTCCTACTTCGGTTCCTCGTATCGCAACGCCTCCCTCACGTACGTCGATCAGGGGAAACAGCTCGGCACCGGTCACGCCGTGCTCGCGGCCGAAGCCGCCGCTGACGGGACGTGCCTCGTCGTCAACGGCGATCAGATCGCTGACAGTCGAATCGTTCGAGACGTCCTCGAGGCCCACAATTCCGACGCCGCTGCGACGGTCGGGCTGTTGTACGCGTCGAGTATCGAGGGGTACGGCGGCGTCCTCGTGGAAGACGGGCGAATAACGACGATCGTGGAGGACCCGTCCGACGGGCGCGATTACCTCCTCAACGTCGGCATCTACGTCCTCGATTCGGCCGCGTTCGACGCCGTTCGAGCCGCCGAGCCGCGGGCCGGCGAACACCTCCTCGTCGACGGACTGTCGGAACTCATCGAGCGCGGGGACGTCGTTCGCGGCGCCGTCTCCGAGGGAACCTGGGTCGACGCGACGTACCCGTGGGACCTTCTCGACGTCTCCGTCGAGTTGTTCGATACCGGAGTCGTCGACGGCGACTCCGGGGCGAACGTTCACGAGGAAGCGACGGTTCACGACTCCGCCGAGATTCGAGACCCCGTCGTCGTCGACCGAGACTGCGTGATCAAACCGGGCTCCGTCGTCGGTCCGTACGTCTGTCTGGGCGAAAACGTGACGATCGGTTCGAACGCGGTCGTCGAACACAGCGTCGTCGATACCGACACGCGTATCGGAGCCAACGCGACGGTCGTCGAGTGCGTGACCGGTACCGGCGTCGCGATCGGTCCGGGCTCGACCGTCCCGGGCGGGCCGAGCGACGTTCGCGTCCAAGACCGCATCTTCGAAGACGAAGATTTCGGCGCGCTACTGGCGGATCGCGTCCGCGATCGCGGTAGCGTCACTTACGATCCCGGCACGCTGGTGGGCCCGAACGTGGAGATTCAAGCGGGTGCGACGGTTCGCGGGATCGTCGACGAGGAAACGGAGGTTCGGTCCTGA